CAGGTTTAGCTCATCGCTTAGAAAAAGACTACAGCGTGAAGCTGATTGAACGCAATCAACAGCGTGCTGCTGAATTAGCCGAAATTTTGCATGACACCATCGTGTTCTACGGCGATGCCTCCGATCAAGAATTGCTGATGGAAGAGCACATTGATCAGGTTGATGTATTTATTGCCCTGACTAACGATGATGAAGCCAATATCATGTCTGCAATGTTAGCTAAGCGCTTAGGTGCCAAAAAAGTCATGGTACTGATTCAAAGAAGTGCCTATGTAGATTTGGTTCAGGGCAGCGTTATCGACATCGCTATCTCACCACAGCAAGCTACTATTTCTGCTCTGCTCGGGCACGTTCGAAAGGCAGATATCGTCAGCGTTTCCTCGCTGCGCCGTGGTGTTGCTGAAGCTATCGAGGCCATCGCGCACGGTGATGAAAGCACGTCAAAAGTCGTCGGGCGTAGAGTCGAGGAAATCAAGCTGCCGCCGGGTACAACTATCGGGGCTATCGTTCGTGGTGACGATGTGATCATCGCTAATAGTGAGTCTAAAATTGAACAAGGCGACCATGTCATCATGTTCTTAACGGACAAAAAATTTATTACCGACGTTGAGCGCCTGTTCCAGCCAAGCCCATTCTTCTTATAGCCGTGCAAATGAGTGGCAGCATTGTATTCATGTTTGGACGCGTTGATGACTGTTAATTTTGCATCTGAGTTTTGTCAATTAATGCTATGTTTGTTAAGCTTGTGTTATTGATTTTATAAGGGGTGGTCTATGAGTTTATTAAAAGAGTTTCGTGAATTTGCCATGCGTGGCAACGTGGTTGATTTAGCTGTCGGTGTTATCATCGGTGCTGCTTTCGGCAAAATTGTCTCATCTTTAGTTGCCGATATTATTATGCCCCCACTAGGCCTGCTCATTGGCGGTGTTGATTTCAAGCAATTCCATTGGGTTATGCGTGCCGCAGAAGGTGCAACACCGGCGGTCATCATGAACTATGGCCAATTTATCCAAAACATCTTTGATTTTGTGATCGTCGCTTTCGCTATTTTCTTGGCAATTAAGCTGATGAACAGAATGCGTCGTCAGGAAGCAGACGTTCCAGCAGCTCCACCTGCACCAACAACAGAAGAAAAGCTGTTAACAGAAATTCGCGATCTGCTAAAACAGCAGCAAAAATAATTTGTTGGTGTTAATAAAAAAGCCGCTTAATAAAGCGGCTTTTTTATTTCTGATAGAAAACAGAAGGCTGTAGG
This is a stretch of genomic DNA from Hafnia alvei. It encodes these proteins:
- the mscL gene encoding large-conductance mechanosensitive channel protein MscL; translated protein: MSLLKEFREFAMRGNVVDLAVGVIIGAAFGKIVSSLVADIIMPPLGLLIGGVDFKQFHWVMRAAEGATPAVIMNYGQFIQNIFDFVIVAFAIFLAIKLMNRMRRQEADVPAAPPAPTTEEKLLTEIRDLLKQQQK